A portion of the Pectobacterium brasiliense genome contains these proteins:
- the fadA gene encoding acetyl-CoA C-acyltransferase FadA, protein MEKVVIVDAVRTPMGRSKGGAFRQVRAEDLSAHLMRSLLSRNAALDAREIDDIYWGCVQQTLEQGFNVARNAALLAEIPMNVPATTVNRLCGSSMQALHDAARAIMVGDAHVCLIGGVEHMGHVPMNHGVDFHPGLSRITAKAAGMMGLTAEMLARMHNIGREMQDQFAARSHQRAHSATQSGAFRHEIIPTAGHDADGALQRFDYDEVIRPDTTVDSLAALKPAFDPVNGTVTAASSSALSDGAAAMLIMSESRAASLGLPVRARIRAMAVVGCDPSIMGYGPVPATKLALKRAGLSLADIGIFELNEAFAAQTLPCIKDLGLLEQLDEKVNLNGGAIALGHPLGCSGARISTTLINLMEGRDAQFGVATMCIGLGQGIATVFERV, encoded by the coding sequence ATGGAAAAGGTAGTAATTGTTGATGCCGTACGTACGCCGATGGGGCGATCCAAAGGCGGCGCTTTCCGTCAGGTGAGAGCCGAAGACCTGTCTGCACACCTGATGCGTAGCCTGCTGAGCCGTAACGCGGCGCTGGACGCCCGTGAGATCGATGATATCTATTGGGGATGTGTGCAACAGACGCTGGAGCAAGGCTTCAACGTCGCCCGTAATGCCGCTTTGCTGGCAGAAATTCCGATGAATGTCCCTGCGACCACGGTTAATCGGCTGTGCGGTTCCTCCATGCAGGCGCTCCACGATGCCGCCCGTGCCATTATGGTGGGCGACGCACATGTCTGCTTAATTGGCGGCGTTGAGCATATGGGGCATGTGCCGATGAATCATGGCGTCGATTTTCATCCGGGGCTAAGCCGCATCACGGCTAAAGCTGCGGGTATGATGGGACTGACAGCTGAGATGCTGGCGCGTATGCACAATATTGGTCGTGAGATGCAGGACCAGTTCGCCGCACGTTCGCACCAGCGTGCCCACAGCGCCACCCAGTCAGGAGCGTTTCGTCATGAAATCATCCCCACGGCGGGCCATGATGCAGACGGTGCGTTGCAACGCTTCGATTATGATGAGGTCATTCGTCCAGACACCACCGTCGATAGCCTGGCCGCACTCAAACCGGCATTCGATCCGGTTAACGGTACGGTGACAGCCGCATCGTCCTCGGCGCTATCCGATGGTGCCGCAGCCATGTTGATCATGAGCGAATCCCGCGCGGCATCATTAGGCTTACCGGTACGGGCTCGCATTCGGGCGATGGCCGTCGTTGGCTGCGATCCTTCGATCATGGGTTACGGCCCCGTCCCCGCGACTAAACTGGCATTGAAACGGGCAGGGCTCAGTCTGGCCGATATCGGTATCTTTGAACTGAATGAAGCATTCGCCGCCCAGACGCTACCCTGCATTAAAGATCTGGGGCTGCTGGAACAGTTGGATGAAAAGGTCAATCTCAATGGCGGCGCGATTGCGCTGGGGCACCCGCTCGGTTGCTCAGGCGCACGCATCTCTACCACGTTGATTAATCTGATGGAAGGCCGCGACGCTCAGTTTGGCGTGGCGACGATGTGCATCGGGCTGGGACAAGGCATTGCGACGGTATTTGAGCGCGTCTAA
- the fre gene encoding NAD(P)H-flavin reductase translates to MTTLSCKVTSVEAITDTVYRVRLLPEAPFSFRAGQYLMVVMGDRDKRPFSLASTPMDKNFIELHIGASELNLYAMAVMERIHKEKSLTVDIPHGEAWLREESTRPLVLIAGGTGFSYVRSILLTALAQQPERDIAIYWGGRESQHLYDLTELEGFAAKHPNLRVVPVVEQPEAGWDGRTGTVLSAVLQDYGSLAEQDIYIAGRFEMAKIARERFCNERGALTAHMFSDAFSFI, encoded by the coding sequence ATGACAACATTGAGCTGTAAAGTGACTTCGGTCGAAGCCATAACCGATACGGTCTATCGTGTGCGTTTGTTACCTGAAGCGCCGTTTTCCTTTCGGGCTGGCCAGTATTTGATGGTGGTGATGGGCGATCGAGATAAACGTCCTTTTTCACTGGCATCGACCCCGATGGATAAAAACTTTATTGAGTTGCACATTGGGGCGTCCGAGCTGAATCTTTACGCGATGGCCGTGATGGAACGCATCCATAAGGAAAAATCCCTGACGGTCGATATCCCGCACGGCGAAGCCTGGCTGCGGGAAGAGAGTACGCGCCCCTTGGTGTTGATTGCGGGCGGAACCGGATTTTCGTATGTGCGTTCTATTCTGCTGACCGCACTGGCGCAGCAACCCGAGCGTGATATCGCTATTTACTGGGGTGGACGTGAATCCCAGCATCTGTATGACTTAACCGAGCTTGAAGGCTTTGCGGCCAAGCACCCGAATCTGCGCGTAGTGCCGGTAGTCGAGCAGCCGGAAGCAGGATGGGATGGCAGAACGGGAACAGTCCTGAGTGCGGTATTACAGGATTACGGCTCACTGGCAGAGCAGGATATCTATATTGCTGGTCGCTTTGAAATGGCGAAAATTGCACGTGAGCGTTTTTGTAACGAGCGCGGTGCGCTGACAGCGCATATGTTCAGCGATGCGTTTTCGTTTATTTAA
- the ubiD gene encoding 4-hydroxy-3-polyprenylbenzoate decarboxylase: protein MNSMKYRDLREFLSLLEERGELKRITQPIDPYLEMTEIADRTLRAEGPALLFENPKGYDMPVLCNLFGTPKRVALGMGQEDVSALREVGKLLAFLKEPEPPKGFRDLVDKMPKFRQVLNMPTKRLSSAPCQEQIWRGDDVDLRRIPVMQCWPEDAAPLITWGLTVTRGPHKERQNLGIYRQQVLGKNKLIMRWLSHRGGALDFQEWCQENPGQRFPVSVALGADPATILGAVTPVPDTLSEYAFAGLLRGHKTEVVKCLSNDLEVPASAEIVLEGYIEPGEMAAEGPYGDHTGYYNEVDHFPVFTVTHITQRQNAIYHSTYTGRPPDEPAVLGVALNEVFVPILQKQFPEIVDFYLPPEGCSYRLAVVTMKKQYPGHAKRVMMGVWSFLRQFMYTKFVIVCDDDVNARDWNDVIWAITTRMDPARDTVLVENTPIDYLDFASPVSGLGSKMGLDATNKWPGETQREWGHPIKKDPQVCARIDEIWDELAIFSDREPQR, encoded by the coding sequence ATGAATAGCATGAAATACCGTGACTTACGCGAATTCCTCTCGCTGCTGGAAGAGAGAGGGGAGTTGAAACGCATTACCCAGCCCATCGATCCCTACCTTGAAATGACGGAAATTGCCGACCGAACGCTGCGTGCGGAAGGCCCTGCGCTCCTGTTTGAGAACCCCAAAGGCTATGACATGCCGGTGCTGTGCAATTTATTTGGCACGCCGAAACGTGTTGCATTGGGAATGGGGCAGGAAGACGTCAGCGCATTGCGTGAGGTGGGCAAGCTGCTGGCGTTTCTGAAAGAGCCGGAGCCGCCCAAGGGGTTCCGCGATCTGGTGGATAAAATGCCGAAGTTCCGTCAGGTACTGAATATGCCGACGAAGCGTCTGTCTTCTGCGCCGTGTCAGGAACAGATTTGGCGGGGGGATGATGTTGACCTGCGCCGGATTCCGGTGATGCAGTGCTGGCCGGAAGATGCTGCTCCGCTGATTACCTGGGGGCTCACCGTAACGCGCGGGCCGCATAAAGAGCGGCAGAATCTGGGGATCTATCGCCAGCAGGTACTGGGTAAAAACAAACTGATCATGCGCTGGCTATCTCATCGCGGCGGCGCATTGGATTTCCAGGAATGGTGTCAGGAAAATCCGGGGCAGCGCTTTCCGGTGTCTGTCGCATTGGGCGCTGACCCCGCGACGATCCTCGGTGCGGTGACGCCTGTCCCTGATACGCTATCAGAATATGCTTTTGCGGGTTTGCTGCGCGGGCATAAGACCGAAGTGGTGAAGTGTCTGTCGAACGATTTGGAAGTTCCCGCCAGTGCGGAAATTGTTCTGGAAGGCTATATTGAACCCGGAGAAATGGCAGCGGAAGGGCCTTATGGTGACCATACCGGCTATTACAATGAAGTCGATCACTTCCCGGTCTTTACCGTCACGCATATTACTCAGCGCCAGAATGCCATTTATCACTCGACTTACACCGGCCGGCCACCGGACGAACCTGCTGTTTTGGGCGTGGCGTTGAACGAAGTTTTCGTGCCGATCCTGCAAAAGCAGTTTCCTGAGATTGTTGATTTTTATTTGCCACCGGAGGGTTGCTCTTACCGTCTGGCGGTCGTTACCATGAAGAAACAGTACCCTGGCCATGCTAAACGCGTCATGATGGGCGTTTGGTCTTTTTTACGCCAGTTCATGTATACGAAATTTGTCATTGTCTGCGATGATGACGTTAATGCGCGTGACTGGAACGACGTCATATGGGCGATCACGACGCGTATGGATCCGGCGCGCGATACGGTATTAGTAGAAAATACGCCGATAGATTACCTTGATTTTGCCTCGCCGGTTTCTGGTCTTGGATCCAAAATGGGTCTGGACGCCACCAATAAATGGCCTGGCGAGACGCAGCGCGAGTGGGGACATCCCATCAAGAAAGACCCACAGGTTTGTGCCCGCATTGATGAAATATGGGATGAACTGGCCATTTTTAGTGACAGAGAGCCCCAGCGTTAA
- the rfaH gene encoding transcription/translation regulatory transformer protein RfaH produces the protein MEAWYLLYCKRGQLLRAKEHLERQDVTCVSPMITLDKIVRGKRTEVCEPLFPNYLFVEFDPERIHTTTISATRGVSNFVRFGALPATIPQQVIDELSLRPVQGIIDPLTPQPGDSVVITDGIFSGLQAIYTEPDGEARSMLLLNMLNKQVRQSIDNREFRKA, from the coding sequence ATGGAAGCTTGGTACTTACTGTATTGTAAACGTGGTCAACTGCTGCGTGCGAAAGAGCATCTGGAACGTCAGGATGTCACCTGCGTGAGCCCGATGATCACGCTGGATAAGATCGTTCGTGGTAAACGAACGGAAGTGTGTGAACCGCTGTTCCCGAACTACCTGTTTGTGGAGTTCGACCCCGAACGCATCCACACCACCACCATCAGCGCGACGCGCGGGGTGAGCAACTTTGTGCGATTCGGTGCACTGCCCGCTACCATTCCGCAGCAGGTTATCGATGAATTGTCACTTCGCCCTGTTCAGGGAATCATTGACCCACTGACGCCACAGCCCGGCGATAGCGTGGTCATTACCGACGGTATTTTCTCTGGTCTTCAGGCTATCTACACCGAGCCTGACGGCGAAGCCCGCTCGATGCTGTTGCTGAATATGTTGAATAAACAGGTCAGACAGAGCATCGATAACCGCGAGTTTCGCAAAGCCTAG
- the hemB gene encoding porphobilinogen synthase, whose product MSTAFPGTFPGRRMRRIRRHDFSRRLVAENQLTVNDLIYPVFVMEGTNHRQEVPSMPGVYRMTIDVLLKEAEEIAKLGVPVLSLFPVIEADKKSLYAEEAYNPDGLVPRTIRALKDAVPELGLLTDVALDPYTTHGQDGIIDADGYVINDVTKEILVRQALSHAEAGAEIIAPSDMMDGRIGAIRDTLEAQNLINTQIMAYSAKYASCYYGPFRDAVGSAGNLKGGNKKTYQMDPANSDEALQEIAQDLQEGADMVMVKPGMPYLDVVRRVKDTFGVPTFAYQVSGEYAMHMAAIQNGWLQEQPVVMESLLCFKRAGADGVLTYFAKRVAQWLHDQHMQR is encoded by the coding sequence ATGAGCACTGCTTTTCCCGGCACTTTCCCCGGCCGACGTATGCGTCGCATTCGCCGCCATGATTTCAGCCGCCGCCTTGTTGCTGAGAATCAACTGACGGTGAATGATTTGATTTATCCCGTTTTCGTGATGGAAGGGACAAATCATCGTCAGGAAGTGCCTTCAATGCCGGGGGTATACCGGATGACTATCGACGTGCTTCTGAAAGAAGCCGAAGAGATCGCTAAGCTCGGCGTTCCGGTGCTGTCGCTGTTCCCCGTTATTGAAGCGGATAAGAAATCGCTCTATGCCGAAGAAGCCTATAACCCGGATGGTCTGGTTCCTCGCACAATTCGCGCATTGAAAGACGCCGTCCCAGAGCTGGGTTTGCTGACGGATGTGGCGCTCGATCCCTATACCACGCACGGGCAGGACGGGATTATCGATGCAGATGGCTATGTGATTAACGACGTCACCAAGGAGATTTTGGTGCGTCAGGCGTTGTCCCACGCGGAAGCTGGAGCCGAAATTATTGCGCCTAGCGACATGATGGACGGTCGCATCGGCGCTATTCGCGACACCCTCGAAGCGCAGAACCTGATCAATACCCAGATCATGGCGTACTCGGCTAAGTATGCGTCGTGCTATTACGGGCCTTTCCGTGACGCCGTGGGCTCAGCTGGCAATCTGAAAGGTGGCAACAAGAAAACCTACCAGATGGATCCGGCTAACAGCGATGAAGCCTTGCAAGAAATTGCGCAGGATTTGCAGGAAGGTGCAGATATGGTGATGGTCAAACCGGGGATGCCATATCTGGACGTGGTGCGTCGTGTCAAAGATACCTTCGGCGTGCCGACGTTTGCTTATCAGGTATCTGGTGAGTACGCGATGCACATGGCGGCAATTCAGAATGGTTGGCTGCAAGAGCAGCCAGTAGTGATGGAGTCTCTGCTGTGCTTTAAACGCGCGGGTGCAGATGGTGTGCTGACCTATTTTGCCAAGCGTGTCGCACAGTGGCTGCACGATCAGCATATGCAGCGCTAA
- the tatD gene encoding 3'-5' ssDNA/RNA exonuclease TatD, with translation MFDIGVNLTSSQFEKDREQVVIRAKEAGVSGILITGTSAQESHQAMLLAQAYPDYCWSTAGVHPHDASQWNDDIAEQLHQMASAACVVAIGECGLDFNRNFSTPEEQERAFSAQLAIAAERSMPVFLHCRDAHSRFISLLTPWLSQLPAAVVHCFTGNRHELDECLAAGLMVGITGWVCDERRGLELRALLPHIPADRLLVETDAPYLLPRDFRPKPASRRNEPCYLPHIIRQIAEWRGEDATWLGQTTDENARRVFRLA, from the coding sequence ATGTTTGATATCGGTGTCAATCTAACCAGTTCTCAGTTTGAAAAAGACAGAGAGCAGGTCGTCATCCGGGCAAAGGAAGCGGGTGTCAGCGGCATCTTGATCACCGGAACAAGCGCTCAGGAAAGCCATCAGGCCATGTTACTGGCGCAAGCCTACCCCGATTACTGTTGGTCAACGGCAGGCGTTCATCCGCATGATGCCAGCCAATGGAATGACGACATCGCTGAGCAGCTTCATCAGATGGCAAGCGCCGCCTGCGTGGTTGCTATTGGTGAATGCGGGTTGGATTTCAACCGTAACTTTTCGACGCCAGAAGAGCAGGAACGGGCATTCAGTGCGCAGCTAGCGATAGCGGCCGAACGGTCCATGCCGGTTTTCCTTCACTGTCGTGATGCCCATTCCCGCTTTATCTCTCTGCTGACGCCGTGGTTGAGTCAGTTACCTGCCGCCGTCGTTCACTGCTTTACCGGCAATCGTCATGAATTGGATGAGTGTCTGGCTGCGGGGCTGATGGTCGGCATTACCGGCTGGGTTTGCGATGAGCGTCGCGGGCTTGAGCTGCGCGCCTTACTGCCGCATATTCCTGCCGATCGGCTGTTGGTGGAAACCGACGCACCTTATCTGTTACCCCGGGATTTTCGCCCTAAACCGGCCTCCCGCCGTAACGAACCCTGTTATCTGCCTCATATTATTCGCCAGATTGCGGAGTGGCGTGGAGAAGATGCCACATGGTTGGGACAGACAACAGATGAAAATGCCCGCCGGGTTTTCCGGCTGGCCTGA
- the tatC gene encoding Sec-independent protein translocase subunit TatC — protein sequence MADEETQPLISHLIELRKRLLNSIICVLAVFISLVYFANDIYQLVSAPLIEQLPAGASMIATDVASPFFAPIKLTMIVSVFVAAPLVLYQVWAFVAPALYKHERRLMMPLLVSSSLLFYMGMAFAYFVVFPLAFGFFAKTAPIGVLIATDINNYLDFVMALFMAFGISFEVPVAIVLLCWSGVVTPEELKRKRPYILVGAFVVGMLLTPPDVFSQTLLAIPMYLLFEIGVFFSRFYVGKGRRAETEEPSQ from the coding sequence ATGGCCGATGAAGAGACTCAACCGCTAATTAGCCACCTGATTGAGCTACGTAAGCGGCTACTGAACAGCATTATCTGTGTGCTGGCGGTATTTATTTCGCTGGTGTACTTTGCCAACGACATTTATCAACTGGTTTCTGCCCCGCTCATTGAGCAATTACCTGCGGGTGCCAGCATGATCGCGACTGATGTCGCCTCGCCTTTTTTTGCGCCGATAAAACTGACGATGATTGTCTCAGTGTTTGTCGCTGCGCCGCTGGTGCTGTATCAGGTGTGGGCATTTGTGGCTCCAGCCCTGTATAAACATGAGCGTCGCTTAATGATGCCGTTGCTGGTCTCCAGTAGTCTGCTGTTTTATATGGGCATGGCGTTCGCGTACTTCGTAGTGTTCCCGCTGGCGTTTGGCTTTTTTGCGAAAACCGCGCCTATTGGCGTGCTGATTGCGACGGACATCAATAACTACCTCGATTTTGTTATGGCGCTGTTCATGGCGTTCGGGATATCGTTTGAAGTGCCAGTTGCCATTGTGCTGCTCTGCTGGAGTGGCGTGGTGACGCCGGAAGAGCTGAAAAGAAAGCGCCCCTATATTTTGGTCGGCGCGTTCGTTGTCGGTATGTTGCTAACGCCACCGGATGTTTTCTCGCAGACGCTGCTGGCGATTCCCATGTATCTGCTGTTTGAAATCGGCGTCTTCTTCTCGCGGTTTTATGTTGGCAAAGGCCGACGCGCTGAAACCGAAGAGCCATCGCAGTAA
- the tatB gene encoding Sec-independent protein translocase protein TatB, whose amino-acid sequence MFDIGFGELLLVMVLGLIVLGPERLPVAVRTVASWIRTLRSLASTVQNELSQELKLQEFQESLKKVEKASLQNLSPELKASMDELKEAAEAMKRGYTETVSPQKPDDHQTSEGHRATVEPQHSTPLSDPEAAYDGVIETETAVRPAVSQPKPESATVAEHHHDGHNAASDDAVSSDNVKPEQSQSSAVSARQPSDSR is encoded by the coding sequence GTGTTCGATATCGGTTTTGGTGAATTGCTATTGGTGATGGTTCTTGGCCTGATTGTCCTCGGGCCGGAGCGTTTGCCTGTGGCAGTCAGAACGGTTGCAAGCTGGATCAGGACGCTGCGTTCGCTGGCGTCTACGGTTCAGAATGAGCTGTCGCAGGAACTGAAACTCCAAGAGTTTCAGGAAAGCCTGAAGAAAGTCGAAAAAGCCAGTTTGCAGAACCTGTCGCCTGAGTTGAAAGCCTCAATGGATGAACTCAAAGAAGCGGCGGAAGCGATGAAACGTGGCTATACCGAGACAGTGTCGCCGCAAAAGCCAGATGACCACCAAACGTCAGAAGGTCATCGCGCGACCGTGGAACCGCAGCACAGCACCCCGCTGAGCGATCCCGAAGCGGCCTACGATGGGGTGATTGAAACGGAAACCGCAGTACGTCCGGCAGTCAGTCAGCCTAAACCTGAAAGCGCTACTGTGGCTGAACATCACCATGATGGTCACAACGCCGCGAGTGATGACGCTGTCAGCAGCGATAATGTCAAACCTGAGCAGTCCCAGTCTTCTGCTGTTTCTGCCCGCCAACCGAGCGATAGTCGTTAG
- the tatA gene encoding Sec-independent protein translocase subunit TatA, with product MGGISLWNLLIIAVIVILLFGTNKLRTLGSDLGASIKGFKKAMGDDQPSTGADKTQPDADFSTKSIADNQADVKPGETKSQHKEQV from the coding sequence ATGGGTGGTATTAGTCTCTGGAACCTGTTGATTATCGCAGTTATCGTCATCTTACTGTTCGGAACCAACAAGCTGAGAACGCTGGGTTCGGATCTGGGTGCATCCATCAAAGGCTTTAAGAAAGCGATGGGTGACGATCAGCCGTCTACTGGCGCGGACAAAACGCAGCCAGATGCCGATTTCTCTACCAAGTCTATCGCTGACAACCAAGCAGACGTCAAGCCAGGCGAAACGAAGAGCCAGCATAAAGAGCAGGTGTAA
- the ubiB gene encoding ubiquinone biosynthesis regulatory protein kinase UbiB, whose amino-acid sequence MTPSELRRLYSIVCVLLSYGLDELIPKMRLTLPLRAGRRLLFWLPNRHRTKPLGERLRLALQELGPVWIKFGQMMSTRRDLFPPAIADQLAMLQDKVEPFDGKLAREQIELSMGGIPLEEWFDDFDIKPLASASIAQVHTACLKSTGKEIVIKVIRPDILPVIKADMRLMKRLAGWLPHLLPDGRRLRPREVVLEYEKTLLDELNLLREAANAIQLRRNFENSPMLYVPEVYSDYCSEGMLVMERIYGIPVSDVDALTANGTDMKLLAERGVQVFFTQVFRDSFFHADMHPGNIFISYEHPEDPQYIGIDCGIVGSLNKEDKRYLAENFIAFFNRDYRKVAELHVDSGWVPPDTNVADFEFAIRTVCEPIFEKPLAEISFGHVLLNLFNTARRFNMEVQPQLVLLQKTLLYVEGVGRQLYPQLDLWKTAKPFLENWLKQQVGLPAVFRALKEKAPFWAEKLPEVPELFYDGLRQHKMLKQSVDQLAYELKTQQSRQGQSRYLLGIGATLLISGTLLLISRVEADMVPSGLMAAGIVAWIIGWRRTR is encoded by the coding sequence ATGACGCCCAGTGAATTACGCCGCCTTTACAGCATTGTGTGTGTGCTGTTGAGCTATGGTCTGGACGAACTTATTCCTAAAATGCGTCTGACGCTGCCGCTACGTGCGGGTCGTCGTCTGCTGTTCTGGTTACCCAATCGTCACCGTACTAAGCCTTTAGGGGAACGTCTGCGTTTGGCGCTTCAGGAACTGGGGCCCGTGTGGATTAAGTTCGGACAAATGATGTCCACACGCCGCGATCTGTTCCCACCGGCTATCGCCGATCAACTGGCGATGTTGCAGGATAAGGTTGAGCCGTTTGATGGCAAATTGGCGCGTGAGCAAATTGAGCTGTCGATGGGCGGAATCCCCCTTGAAGAGTGGTTTGATGATTTTGACATTAAACCGCTGGCCTCTGCCTCGATTGCACAGGTGCATACCGCTTGTCTGAAAAGCACGGGAAAAGAGATCGTTATCAAGGTTATTCGCCCGGATATTTTGCCTGTCATCAAGGCGGATATGCGTCTGATGAAACGTCTGGCGGGGTGGTTGCCGCACCTGTTGCCGGATGGTCGTCGCCTGCGTCCGCGCGAAGTGGTGCTGGAATATGAAAAAACGCTGCTTGATGAGCTGAACCTGCTGCGAGAAGCGGCAAACGCCATCCAACTGCGGCGTAATTTTGAGAACAGCCCGATGCTGTATGTGCCGGAAGTTTATTCGGATTACTGCAGCGAAGGCATGTTGGTGATGGAGCGAATCTACGGTATTCCTGTTTCTGATGTCGACGCGCTGACAGCCAATGGCACGGATATGAAGCTACTGGCAGAACGCGGCGTTCAGGTTTTCTTCACGCAGGTGTTCCGCGACAGTTTCTTCCACGCAGATATGCACCCCGGCAATATCTTTATCAGCTACGAGCACCCTGAAGACCCGCAATACATTGGTATTGATTGCGGCATCGTTGGTTCGTTGAATAAAGAAGATAAGCGCTATCTGGCTGAGAATTTCATTGCCTTCTTCAACCGCGATTATCGCAAAGTTGCCGAACTGCATGTGGATTCGGGCTGGGTGCCTCCAGACACCAATGTTGCCGATTTTGAGTTTGCCATTCGTACGGTCTGTGAGCCGATCTTTGAGAAGCCGTTGGCAGAAATTTCGTTCGGCCATGTATTACTAAATCTATTTAATACGGCGCGTCGCTTCAATATGGAAGTACAGCCTCAGCTAGTGTTGTTGCAAAAAACGTTGCTGTATGTTGAAGGCGTGGGGCGGCAGCTTTATCCGCAGCTCGACCTGTGGAAAACCGCCAAGCCGTTTCTGGAAAACTGGCTGAAACAACAGGTCGGTTTGCCTGCGGTTTTCCGTGCGCTCAAAGAAAAAGCACCGTTCTGGGCTGAAAAATTGCCGGAAGTCCCTGAATTATTTTATGACGGGTTACGTCAGCATAAGATGTTAAAGCAAAGCGTCGATCAGTTGGCCTATGAGTTGAAGACGCAGCAGTCTCGTCAAGGGCAGTCACGATATCTTTTGGGTATTGGCGCAACGTTGCTAATCAGTGGTACGTTATTACTGATCAGCCGTGTTGAGGCCGATATGGTTCCTTCGGGGTTGATGGCCGCAGGAATTGTTGCCTGGATTATCGGTTGGCGTCGAACTCGTTGA
- the ubiJ gene encoding ubiquinone biosynthesis protein UbiJ, with product MLITSFLTATLETALNQLLFHDTVSCDRSMKSARQRLQGKTLQIELAELDMPLVLVFNEQRLDVISQWGEPADCCLKTRVPVLMKLRDRQQLSSLMRSGELVIEGDIQVVQQFIVLVDLAEFDPAEWLSPYLGDIVAQGLTQTAQKTLSFLRRSFHQQQHFLSETLTEEWRLAPGKLENAWFHEEIVALDKSADTLSERLAKLEALR from the coding sequence ATGCTGATAACGTCTTTTCTGACAGCTACGCTGGAAACCGCGCTGAATCAGCTGCTTTTTCACGATACGGTTTCTTGTGATAGAAGCATGAAGTCTGCCCGCCAGCGCTTACAGGGAAAAACACTTCAGATTGAGCTGGCTGAACTGGATATGCCTTTGGTGCTGGTGTTTAACGAACAGCGGCTGGACGTGATCAGCCAATGGGGCGAGCCAGCGGATTGCTGCCTGAAAACACGCGTTCCGGTTTTGATGAAATTACGCGATCGTCAACAGCTCTCGTCGCTGATGCGCAGCGGCGAGCTGGTGATAGAAGGCGATATTCAAGTTGTTCAACAGTTCATCGTGCTGGTTGATCTGGCGGAGTTCGATCCGGCGGAGTGGTTGTCCCCCTATCTGGGCGATATTGTTGCTCAGGGGCTTACCCAAACGGCACAGAAAACCCTAAGTTTCCTGAGACGCTCATTCCATCAGCAGCAACATTTCTTGTCTGAGACGCTAACGGAAGAGTGGCGACTGGCTCCGGGAAAACTGGAAAACGCCTGGTTCCATGAGGAAATTGTTGCGCTGGATAAATCCGCCGATACGTTGTCCGAACGGCTGGCGAAGCTGGAGGCTTTACGATGA
- the ubiE gene encoding bifunctional demethylmenaquinone methyltransferase/2-methoxy-6-polyprenyl-1,4-benzoquinol methylase UbiE, translating into MASEQEKTADFGFRTVARDEKEVMVAEVFHSVAAKYDLMNDLMSFGIHRVWKRFTIECSGVRRNQRVLDLAGGTGDLTAKFSRMVGEGGEVILADINASMLKVGREKLRNKGIIDNINYVQANAEALPFPDDFFDCITISFGLRNVTDKNKALRSMYRVLKPGGRLLVLEFSKPIIKQLSTVYDAYSFHILPRIGEAVASDAGSYRYLAESIRMHPDQETLKGMMIDAGFDSVNYFNLTGGIVALHRGFKF; encoded by the coding sequence ATGGCAAGTGAGCAGGAGAAAACGGCCGACTTTGGTTTTCGGACTGTCGCCAGGGATGAAAAAGAAGTCATGGTGGCTGAGGTTTTTCATTCTGTAGCAGCAAAGTATGACTTGATGAATGACCTGATGTCCTTTGGTATCCACCGTGTCTGGAAGCGTTTCACTATCGAATGTAGTGGGGTAAGACGTAACCAGCGTGTTCTGGATCTTGCCGGAGGCACAGGGGATTTAACCGCTAAATTCTCCCGCATGGTTGGCGAAGGTGGTGAGGTCATTTTGGCGGACATCAACGCATCAATGCTGAAAGTGGGTCGCGAAAAACTGCGTAACAAAGGCATTATTGACAACATCAACTACGTGCAGGCCAATGCTGAAGCGCTGCCGTTCCCTGATGACTTTTTCGACTGCATTACTATCTCCTTTGGTCTGCGCAACGTGACGGACAAAAACAAAGCGCTGCGCTCAATGTATCGCGTGCTGAAGCCGGGTGGTCGCTTGCTGGTGCTGGAGTTTTCCAAACCGATCATTAAACAGCTGAGCACCGTTTACGATGCGTATTCATTTCATATCCTGCCGAGGATTGGCGAAGCCGTGGCGAGTGATGCCGGGAGCTACCGCTATCTGGCGGAATCTATCCGCATGCACCCCGATCAGGAAACGCTGAAAGGGATGATGATCGATGCCGGTTTTGACAGTGTTAATTATTTCAACCTCACCGGTGGAATCGTTGCGCTGCATCGTGGGTTTAAATTCTGA